A genomic region of Eucalyptus grandis isolate ANBG69807.140 chromosome 5, ASM1654582v1, whole genome shotgun sequence contains the following coding sequences:
- the LOC104447622 gene encoding LOW QUALITY PROTEIN: putative receptor-like protein kinase At4g00960 (The sequence of the model RefSeq protein was modified relative to this genomic sequence to represent the inferred CDS: inserted 1 base in 1 codon; deleted 2 bases in 1 codon; substituted 1 base at 1 genomic stop codon), which produces CQYEYEKYLTNDTFESNLKLLLDSLLHNTATTGFYNTTVGEGLNRINGQALCRGDASSTACESCVSNASQGIMKLCNAKDALIWYELCQVRYSFRDFFSNTAYTGKYPDSNGQDKLASDPADYYTYLMYLMKNISTEAVNSNQMFATGQINYSLSQTIYGLVQCTRDMSGNDCYNCLNSALGDLKACCYLREGGTVVSRNCNVRYEPYRFSMARXPLCYLTLLPQVRTCNLFELIQTWVPLDLERSPHAVLHDLVNPISVEITEEGNLVSSEELPFMDLATIKAATDDFSSSKKLGQGGFGTVYKGLLSDGKEVAVXRLSRKSWQGLEEFKNEVILIAKLQHRNLVRLLGCGIEGDEKLLVYEFMPNKSLDIYIFDSDKRAQLDWYTCNYIIDGIARGLVYLHEDSRLRIIHRDLKPSNVLLDYDMVAKVSDFGMARIFCENQSSAKTRRVVGTYGYMAPEYAMGGLFSVKSDVFSFGVILLEIISGKRNSGFYLTEQAQTLLAYAWKLWTEGKELELVDPSLAESGQAAEIVRCIHVGLLCVQEDPEDRPTMSEVVTLLGQKELLRNRKTSFWVGRAAQVLDRSLAPNLSANDITVSSISPR; this is translated from the exons TGTCAGTATGAGTATGAAAAGTACTTGACCAATGACACGTTTGAATCAAACCTGAAGCTCCTTCTTGATTCACTGTTGCACAACACCGCAACAACGGGATTCTACAACACTACTGTCGGAGAAGGCCTTAACCGAATTAATGGACAAGCTCTTTGCCGAGGAGATGCCAGTTCCACAGCGTGTGAGAGTTGTGTCAGCAATGCAAGCCAAGGGATCATGAAGCTGTGCAATGCTAAAGATGCACTAATTTGGTATGAATTATGCCAAGTGCGATATTCCTTCCGAGATTTCTTTTCAAACACAGCTTATACTGGTAAATACCCAGATTCAAATGGTCAGGACAAACTTGCATCGGACCCAGCTGATTACTACACCTACTTGATGTATCTAATGAAGAACATATCCACTGAGGCTGTTAACTCTAACCAAATGTTCGCAACGGGgcaaataaattattctttgaGCCAGACAATATATGGGCTAGTCCAGTGTACTAGGGATATGTCAGGCAATGACTGTTACAATTGCTTGAACTCTGCCTTGGGGGATCTAAAAGCATGCTGCTATTTGCGGGAAGGTGGAACGGTTGTTAGCAGAAATTGCAATGTGAGGTATGAGCCATACCGCTTTTCAATGGCTCGATAACCTCTGTGTTATCTTACCCTGCTTCCACAGGTAAGAACATGCAATCTATTTGAA CTAATCCAAACTTGGGTACCTTTAGACCTGGAAAGAAGCCCGCATGCTGTCCTCCATGATTTAGTAAATCCAATCAGTGTGGAAATTACTGAAGAAGGCAACCTAGTTAGCTCGGAGGAACTTCCTTTCATGGATCTAGCCACAATAAAGGCCGCTACAGATGACTTCTCGAGTTCAAAGAAGCTCGGGCAAGGGGGGTTTGGTACTGTCTACAAG GGTCTGCTTTCTGATGGAAAAGAAGTGGCAG AAAGGTTGTCAAGGAAGTCTTGGCAAGGTCTCGAGGAGTTCAAGAATGAGGTCATCTTGATTGCAAAGCTCCAGCACAGAAATCTAGTAAGACTTCTAGGATGCGGCATAGAGGGAGATGAGAAGCTGCTTGTATACGAGTTCATGCCTAACAAAAGCCTCGATATCTACATCTTCG ATTCAGACAAACGTGCACAGCTTGATTGGTACACATGCAATTATATTATTGATGGAATTGCTAGAGGATTAGTTTACCTGCATGAGGACTCGAGACTGAGGATTATTCACAGGGATCTGAAGCCTAGCAATGTTCTGCTGGATTATGACATGGTTGCCAAAGTATCAGATTTTGGGATGGCCAGAATATTTTGCGAAAACCAAAGTTCAGCTAAAACCAGAAGAGTTGTAGGAACATA CGGTTATATGGCCCCGGAGTATGCAATGGGGGGACTGTTCTCTGTGAAATCAGATGTGTTCAGCTTTGGCGTAATTTTGCTCGAGATCATCAGTGGAAAACGGAATAGCGGATTTTATCTTACAGAACAGGCTCAGACACTTCTTGCATAT GCGTGGAAACTATGGACTGAAGGAAAAGAGTTGGAACTCGTGGATCCTTCTTTAGCGGAATCAGGCCAAGCAGCTGAAATAGTCAGGTGCATTCACGTCGGCCTTTTGTGCGTCCAGGAAGATCCTGAAGATAGACCGACAATGTCAGAAGTAGTGACACTTTTA GGTCAAAAGGAACTCCTCCGGAACCGAAAAACCAGCTTTTGGGTTGGTAGAGCTGCCCAAGTACTCGATCGATCCTTGGCACCTAATCTCTCTGCCAATGACATAACTGTTTCCAGTATCTCACCTAGGTGA